A region of the Gymnogyps californianus isolate 813 chromosome 20, ASM1813914v2, whole genome shotgun sequence genome:
CCCCAGCTTTCGAGGTGAAACGTTCGCTTGAGAAGCCCGTGGTGCGTTTCTCACTGGGGTCACGTTATTGATGGGGTGGTTTCCATCCCTTACCAAGGAGACTTCCACATTCCGGGCCGGAGCCGGGGCCGTGCTTCAGGGCGTGTAGCAGCGCTGCGCTGTCTGCTGAGGTGCCAGGAGGCAGCTTGAATCGAGTATATCATGGTTTTGCAATTCGCTTTTGATGAGAAATTGCCTTTAGAAGGAACAGTTCAGGGTTTATTCTGTTGGAATGAAGTCACTCTACTTTTGCTAGTGGAACAAGAGCTGGGAATACAGGGAGTAATTACCAACATTGTCCGTGTCAGGCGCACTGCCTGGTCTGTAATCTTTCTTGGTGAAAACCTTAAATAAGcttcacagagaaaagcaggcaaaagcAGCAGCGTTGGCAGTCGCCGAGGCACGTCAGCACTTGTAGTGAATATTCTGAGTTTAAACAGGAGAAATTCCTCGCTGTGATCTTGTTGTTCGAGCTTTTCGGTTCAAGTTCAATGACGCTTTTGAATCGTGTACCGATCAAGTGAAAAATGTCACGCGTAGGCTGCGCCCCTGAAACTGGCGCTGCCGCTTGCCAGTGTCGCCCTTAAACGAATAAAAGTGATTCGGGAGGACGGTTTGAGTGCCTGCCTTCCAGCTGCCCGCCATGGCGCTGCACCGAGCTTCCTCTCCCTTTTAATTGGGCTCTCCATCGTCGTGcacacaaattaaattaatgaggGGaagggacgggggggggggcgggcaggcggCGCCACCGCCgggccgccagggggcgctgcggggcgggggcggggctgCCCGCGCTGACGTCAGAGCGCGCCATTCGCGGGtcgcccgcgccgccgccatGGAGCCCGGTGGGTGCGGGaccggggggagcggggcccggggcagggggggagcagcggggggagcggggcagggggcggcgggcgggcggggccggaCCAAGGTAACGGTATCTCCGCGCAGGGCCGTGGGGCGTGTGCGAGGAGACGGCCATCCTGCACGGCGGGTTCCTGCTGGCCGCCCGGCTGACCCAGCCGCGGCCGCTGCGGGAGCTGCGCAAAGCCGACTGGCCACGCGTGGGACCCCCCATCACCGATGCCCTGGGGGAGATCGGAGCCCGCTGCCCTTCGCCgctgcagcacagcctctggaagaaggaggctgtggccaTCGTCTGGGCTAAAGTCCTgctgccggccccgccggccgcctcGCTGGACGAGGGGTGGAAGGAGGACGACTTCTTCTCCGTGGGCAGGATGATCCCCGACGTTAACCGCACCGTCCTCTTCGAGCTGGTCAAGGCCCTCAGCGTACCCCGGCTCTTCgtccagctgctgctggcgcTGCCCCAGGACGTGTGCCAGAGCGAGCTGGAGCACTTGGTGGAGTACATCGCCAGCGAGACGTCCCCGTCGGACATCACATTCTTCTTGGACGTGTGGTGGGAGGTGATGAAACACAAGGAGGGACAGGAAGACGCAACAGTCTCTGCATTTAGCGCTCTCATACGTCAGCATGGGTGTGAGTCCTCTCTGGATGATGGTCTCCAGCCCCCAAAGAGGTTCAAGGGTGACCCTGGCTCTCTGAACGGCCCCCTTGCTGCCACCAGCCTGCTCGTGGTCCTGCTAGAGGGGTTAAAGCAAACCTACAGGAGCATCGCCCTGCCCCACCTGAGGTGCTATGCCTTGGCCAACCTGGTGGAGCTGCTCTCCGTGTTCACCGAGCTAGAGCCAgagggcagccccctccctgtCGCAGAGTACCTGGACAAGGTCAGCTCTGCGGTCAGCCTCTGGACCAGTGACACTGAAAGCCAGTTCCACCACAGCGGGCTGGACGAGAAGGtgaaggaagcagagagaagcatGAGCCTCTTGTCCACGGCCAAGCTTTCTTGTGAGGAGCTTTTTGTTGGCTTGGACTTTCTCTGCAGCTTGTTGCGTgcctggggagaggagctgcaggacacCCTGATCAGCTCTGAGGAGCTCTGCTATGAGAGCTACCGGCTCCTGGACGCTCTTACCACCTTTGGGAAGAACTTGGTTTGCTTCTCAGAGACTAGAGACCTGGGGGAGGATGAGACGTGCGTAGTGTTAGAGCTGACACAGATCACCAAGGACTTTCTCAAGGAGATCAGCGCCAGCCTGAAGAGCAAGGAATTGGACACCAGCCTTGTGTCTTCAGTTGCCATGACAATCATTGAGCAAAAGCTGGACCGGCATGTAGAGGTGTGCTCcatttttgcatctgaaaaggCCTGGGCCTTTTCAAAGGACTGGGTTGACTGCcttgtgaaaaacaaagctctCTTCCAGAAACCAGAGCTAGTTTTGAAATTGCTGGAGACGCTGGTGAACTTTGCCATGTTCCGCCAAGACAAGGAGGCCCGAGAGCTGCAGATGCAAGTGACCAAAGCCATTGTGGACTGTTACACTGAGCTTTCATTAACCGACAAAAACAAAGTGATCTCAGGCGTCCTGGCGTCATGGGGTGGACCGGGTCTGTCCCTGAACTTGCAGGTTGTCAGGGAGGGGTTCCAGGAGGATCTGAATGTGACTTTCAACCAGATCACGAAGAGCGTGTCTGATGAAGGCCTGACCAGGGCTGTGGTTTCGGTGGCCAGGCTCACACTGCTGTACCCTGAGGCCACAGTGAAGCAGGTTTGTAATCTTGCTGTAGTCAACCTAGGAGCACACCAGTTCCTCGCACAAatcctctgctccttcccagcactGAGCTTCCTGGAGACCCACGATGATCCAAGCAGGCCACGCAGCCTGGTGGTGAGGTGTCTGGAGGAGGCGGCATGGGGGAGGCTTTCCACtgcaagggaagaggagcagTTCCTTGAGTTCCTGGCCTTTCTCATGCAGCCAAGCTCAGCCGCCCCGCTTGTGTCACCTGCGGAGGTGACCAAAGCCTTTGTCCTTCCCTATTTGAAGTCAGACTCTGCTCAAATCGAGCTGAGCCTGCAGATCCTCGGTAAGGTTTTGGCGATACAGTCCTGTTCAGAAGAGCACTGGATCAAGTCCTGTCACCCGTTCCCGCTTCTCCTCAGCCTCTGCAAGCTTCTAGATGGTTACACAAGGTACTGGCATCAGCCTAGGGACCAGCTCTTCCCTTCACTGGAGACCAAAGACCTGGTATTGAACatcctctgccagctctgtgaGGTGGTAAGACCAGAAACTGCCCCCTCCCCTGAGGTGTGGGTCCAGTCGCTGGCTTGGCTTCACAGGAAGGTGGCATCACTGGACTGGACCATCGGTCTCCGGCTGAAGAAGCTTTACGGAGACCACTTCAAGAACGAGGTCCCGGCGACGCTGTTTGAGATCTGCACGCTTCCTGAGGACGAGTGGACGTCCCAGCCTTTGCCAGCTTACGGACCGGGCAGCGGGCTCCTGGCATGGATGGAGTGCTGCTGCGTGTCCACAGCGCTCAGGGAGACGATGCTGACGCTCCTCACGGTCAACGTGGACAACCCTGAAGAAGTGAATCTTTTCAGCAAAGGGTTCCTGGTGGCCCTCATTCAGGTCCTCCCTTGGTGCAGCCACAGCGAATGGAAGAGGCTCATGCACGTGGTCGAAAACCTGCTGCAGAGGCAAGTCTTGCACGTGCCGTACACACTGGAGTACGTGCAGTACATGCCCCTCCTCAACCTCCGGCCGTTTGCCTGCTACCTCCAGTTCTCCGTGCTCTTCCTGCGgggcttccagctcctctgcagctctAGCTGTTCCACCTGGCTGCCGGCAGAGGCTTGGCTCCACGTGGTCCAGCTGTACTGCGGCAGCCTGACGGACCTGCTGGCCTCCGTCAAGAGCACGGCGGGGCCCCCCTCGCACCCTGCCGAGGACAGGACCTCCACTCAGGAGGTGT
Encoded here:
- the GEMIN4 gene encoding gem-associated protein 4; this translates as MEPGPWGVCEETAILHGGFLLAARLTQPRPLRELRKADWPRVGPPITDALGEIGARCPSPLQHSLWKKEAVAIVWAKVLLPAPPAASLDEGWKEDDFFSVGRMIPDVNRTVLFELVKALSVPRLFVQLLLALPQDVCQSELEHLVEYIASETSPSDITFFLDVWWEVMKHKEGQEDATVSAFSALIRQHGCESSLDDGLQPPKRFKGDPGSLNGPLAATSLLVVLLEGLKQTYRSIALPHLRCYALANLVELLSVFTELEPEGSPLPVAEYLDKVSSAVSLWTSDTESQFHHSGLDEKVKEAERSMSLLSTAKLSCEELFVGLDFLCSLLRAWGEELQDTLISSEELCYESYRLLDALTTFGKNLVCFSETRDLGEDETCVVLELTQITKDFLKEISASLKSKELDTSLVSSVAMTIIEQKLDRHVEVCSIFASEKAWAFSKDWVDCLVKNKALFQKPELVLKLLETLVNFAMFRQDKEARELQMQVTKAIVDCYTELSLTDKNKVISGVLASWGGPGLSLNLQVVREGFQEDLNVTFNQITKSVSDEGLTRAVVSVARLTLLYPEATVKQVCNLAVVNLGAHQFLAQILCSFPALSFLETHDDPSRPRSLVVRCLEEAAWGRLSTAREEEQFLEFLAFLMQPSSAAPLVSPAEVTKAFVLPYLKSDSAQIELSLQILGKVLAIQSCSEEHWIKSCHPFPLLLSLCKLLDGYTRYWHQPRDQLFPSLETKDLVLNILCQLCEVVRPETAPSPEVWVQSLAWLHRKVASLDWTIGLRLKKLYGDHFKNEVPATLFEICTLPEDEWTSQPLPAYGPGSGLLAWMECCCVSTALRETMLTLLTVNVDNPEEVNLFSKGFLVALIQVLPWCSHSEWKRLMHVVENLLQRQVLHVPYTLEYVQYMPLLNLRPFACYLQFSVLFLRGFQLLCSSSCSTWLPAEAWLHVVQLYCGSLTDLLASVKSTAGPPSHPAEDRTSTQEVSFICIQMFCHLLHVAAMLPDKGCSEPLVVVALEILSQYETFSSADTSPSNTLRRANERHFLESITDNVSDEALRSTLLQKLSKLGARSAGEPA